Proteins encoded by one window of Pseudonocardia alni:
- a CDS encoding lysine N(6)-hydroxylase/L-ornithine N(5)-oxygenase family protein codes for MANPANANPHSTPEVLDVVGVGFGPSNLGIAIALLEHNATVPADARVSARFVERQERFGWHRGMLLEDATMQVSHLKDLVTLRNPTSGFSFLSYLHDRDRLADFINYGSSFPTRREFHDYLEWAAARVGEISAAAGSAVTVDYGSEVLEIEPVRGGNGVELVDVVVRTGDRVERLRARNVVLACGLTPVLPRGITMGGRVWHNRDLLFRTRELAGTEPTRFAVVGAGQSAAETVEHLHRTFPTAEVHAVFARYGYSPADDTSFANRIFDPAAVDDFYTAPDEVKDRILGYHANTNYSVVDPELIEGLYRTHYHERVAGTERLRFRNVSRVADVVDVGDRVELAVESLIDGSREVITADAVVYATGYRPADPLWLLSGGLDEACARDARGRLDVHRDYRLGTTALADGTAVRAGFYLQGPTEHTHGITSTLLSNIAVRSGEVVASLTGAPVPSTAPTPVVV; via the coding sequence ATGGCGAACCCCGCGAACGCGAACCCCCACTCCACCCCGGAGGTACTCGACGTGGTGGGGGTCGGGTTCGGGCCGTCGAACCTCGGCATCGCCATCGCCCTGCTCGAGCACAACGCGACGGTCCCCGCCGACGCGCGGGTGAGCGCCCGCTTCGTCGAGCGCCAGGAGCGGTTCGGCTGGCACCGCGGGATGCTGCTCGAGGACGCGACCATGCAGGTCTCGCACCTCAAGGACCTGGTCACGCTGCGGAACCCGACCAGCGGCTTCTCCTTCCTGTCCTACCTCCACGACCGGGACCGGCTCGCCGACTTCATCAACTACGGCTCGTCGTTCCCGACCCGCCGCGAGTTCCACGACTACCTGGAGTGGGCCGCGGCACGGGTGGGGGAGATCAGCGCGGCCGCCGGGTCGGCGGTGACGGTCGACTACGGCAGCGAGGTCCTCGAGATCGAGCCGGTCCGCGGCGGGAACGGCGTGGAGCTCGTCGACGTCGTCGTCCGCACCGGGGACCGGGTGGAGCGCCTGCGCGCCCGCAACGTCGTCCTCGCCTGCGGGCTCACCCCCGTCCTGCCGCGCGGGATCACCATGGGCGGTCGCGTCTGGCACAACCGCGACCTGCTGTTCCGCACCCGCGAGCTCGCCGGGACCGAGCCGACCCGCTTCGCCGTCGTCGGCGCCGGACAGAGCGCCGCCGAGACCGTCGAGCACCTGCACCGCACCTTCCCGACCGCCGAGGTGCACGCGGTGTTCGCCCGCTACGGCTACAGCCCCGCCGACGACACCTCCTTCGCCAACCGGATCTTCGACCCGGCCGCCGTCGACGACTTCTACACCGCGCCGGACGAGGTCAAGGACCGCATCCTCGGCTACCACGCGAACACCAACTACTCCGTGGTCGACCCGGAGCTCATCGAGGGCCTCTACCGCACCCACTACCACGAGCGGGTCGCCGGGACCGAGCGCCTGCGCTTCCGCAACGTGTCGCGGGTGGCCGACGTCGTCGACGTCGGGGACCGGGTGGAGCTGGCCGTGGAGTCGCTGATCGACGGCTCGCGCGAGGTCATCACCGCCGACGCCGTCGTCTACGCGACCGGCTACCGCCCCGCCGACCCGCTGTGGCTGCTGTCCGGCGGCCTCGACGAGGCCTGCGCCCGCGACGCCCGCGGCCGGCTCGACGTGCACCGCGACTACCGGCTCGGCACCACCGCGCTGGCCGACGGCACCGCGGTGCGGGCCGGCTTCTACCTGCAGGGGCCGACCGAGCACACGCACGGCATCACCTCGACCCTGCTGTCCAACATCGCGGTCCGGTCCGGCGAGGTCGTCGCCTCGCTGACCGGCGCCCCCGTGCCGTCGACGGCGCCGACGCCCGTCGTCGTCTGA
- a CDS encoding MbtH family protein yields the protein MSTNPFDDPEGSFYALVNDEGQYSLWPAFAEVPAGWTVEHGPADKPSCLSFVETHWTDLRPRSLRERAAG from the coding sequence ATGTCCACGAACCCCTTCGACGACCCCGAGGGCAGCTTCTACGCGCTGGTCAACGACGAGGGCCAGTACTCGCTGTGGCCCGCGTTCGCCGAGGTCCCCGCCGGCTGGACGGTCGAGCACGGGCCGGCCGACAAGCCGTCGTGCCTGTCCTTCGTCGAGACGCACTGGACCGACCTGCGGCCGCGCAGCCTGCGCGAACGCGCTGCCGGCTGA